One segment of Triticum aestivum cultivar Chinese Spring chromosome 2A, IWGSC CS RefSeq v2.1, whole genome shotgun sequence DNA contains the following:
- the LOC123184153 gene encoding desmethyl-deoxy-podophyllotoxin synthase, giving the protein MEGWFSLCLIALGMPLALGLLKLAGGKKEPQKHQLPPGPWTLPIIGSLHHVVSLVPHRKITQLCRRYGPMMHLKLGEVDAVVVSSAEAVAQVMKTNDLTFATRPGTPTQDIAGCGGRGIIFAPYGDHWRQMRKVCIVELLSSMQVRRMDSIRPEEVGNLLADIATAAAAGDSINISEKMMELSNNVVSRAVFGGRFTQQDEYIRELDVVLTLLGGFCLVDLFPSSRLARWLSFGARRMKKSYGRMQRIIADVIEERKAARAAAGGASSTDDEDLLDVLLRLQNDDSLAFPLTTDSICAVLFDIFSGATDTTGTILEWAMSELVRHPKTMFKAQLEIRKVLGEDRTIIKNSDLGNLHYMRMVIKEVLRLHLPAPLIPRMARMDCKIMGYELLKGATILINVFAVSRDPKYWKHPEAFLPERFENNNLDYNGTHFEFTPFGAGRRQCPGMLFGASTLEITLANLLYHFDWVLPDGASPESLDMSEKFGMTVGRSSDLQLIAIPRGCIKDM; this is encoded by the exons atggaggggtggttcagCTTGTGTCTCATAGCACTAGGCATGCCTCTTGCCCTTGGGCTTCTCAAGCTCGCCGGCGGCAAGAAAGAGCCACAGAAGCACCAACTGCCTCCAGGGCCATGGACTCTCCCGATCATCGGCAGCCTCCACCACGTAGTTAGCCTCGTCCCACACCGGAAAATCACTCAGCTGTGTCGCCGATATGGGCCAATGATGCACCTCAAGCTAGGCGAGGTCGACGCCGTGGTGGTCTCCAGTGCCGAGGCGGTGGCGCAGGTGATGAAGACCAACGACCTCACGTTCGCCACCCGGCCGGGCACGCCGACACAGGACATCGCCGGCTGCGGCGGCAGGGGCATCATCTTCGCCCCCTACGGCGACCACTGGCGCCAGATGCGCAAGGTCTGCATCGTGGAGCTGCTCAGCTCCATGCAGGTCAGGCGCATGGACAGCATCCGGCCAGAGGAGGTGGGAAACCTCCTGGCCGACATCGCCACCGCCGCGGCGGCCGGCGACAGCATCAACATCAGCGAGAAGATGATGGAGCTCAGCAACAACGTCGTGTCCCGGGCGGTGTTCGGCGGCAGGTTCACGCAGCAGGACGAGTACATCCGCGAGCTGGACGTGGTGCTCACTCTGCTGGGCGGCTTCTGCCTCGTCGACCTCTTCCCATCGTCACGGTTGGCGCGGTGGCTCAGCTTTGGTGCGCGGCGCATGAAGAAGAGCTACGGCCGCATGCAGCGCATCATCGCCGACGTGATCGAGGAGCGGAAGGCCGCGCGAGCTGCTGCTGGTGGCGCCTCAAGCACCGATGACGAGGACCTGCTGGACGTGCTGCTCAGGCTACAGAACGATGATTCGTTGGCATTCCCTCTAACCACAGATAGCATATGCGCCGTCTTATTT GATATATTTTCTGGTGCCACAGATACCACAGGAACAATTTTGGAATGGGCTATGTCAGAGCTCGTTCGTCATCCTAAAACAATGTTTAAGGCTCAACTAGAGATAAGAAAAGTATTAGGTGAAGATCGAACAATCATAAAAAATAGTGACCTTGGAAACCTCCACTACATGCGAATGGTCATTAAGGAGGTTCTTAGGTTGCACCTACCGGCTCCACTAATCCCACGCATGGCCAGAATGGATTGTAAAATTATGGGTTATGAGCTGCTTAAAGGCGCCACTATATTAATTAATGTCTTTGCAGTTTCTAGGGATCCAAAGTACTGGAAACACCCTGAAGCCTTTTTGCCAGAGAGGTTTGAGAACAACAACTTAGATTACAATGGGACACACTTTGAATTCACCCCCTTTGGTGCTGGACGAAGGCAATGTCCTGGTATGCTATTCGGCGCGTCAACCTTGGAGATCACTTTGGCAAACCTGCTCTACCACTTCGATTGGGTGCTTCCAGATGGGGCAAGTCCAGAATCATTGGATATGTCCGAAAAATTCGGGATGACTGTAGGTAGAAGTTCTGACCTACAACTGATAGCTATTCCACGTGGATGCATCAAGGACATGTAG